One genomic window of Arachis stenosperma cultivar V10309 chromosome 10, arast.V10309.gnm1.PFL2, whole genome shotgun sequence includes the following:
- the LOC130956387 gene encoding transcription initiation factor IIE subunit beta-like — MSLQGKLDSFKKQQAKCQSTLSSIAASKAANQKQKQNPAPAAASPVPAIKFSNDTERLQQINGIRKAPVGAQMKRVIELLYETRQAFTPEQINEACYVDMRANKDVFENMRKNPKVKFDGERFSYKSKHDVKDKSQLLYLIRKFPEGIAVIDLKDSYPAVMEDLQGLKAAGQIWLLSNFDSQEDIAYPNDPRVPIKVDDDLKQLFRGIELPRDMLDIERDLQKNGMKPATNTAKRRSAAQMQGITPKAKPKAKKTEISKRTKLTNAHLPELFQKLKDS; from the exons ATGTCGCTGCAAGGAAAGCTGGACAGCTTCAAGAAGCAGCAGGCGAAGTGCCAGTCGACGCTGTCAAGCATCGCGGCGTCGAAGGCTGCCAATCAAAAACAGAAACAGAATCCTGCTCCGGCAGCAGCTTCTCCGGTGCCGGCAATTAAATTCTCAAATGACACAGAGAGGCTTCAACAGATCAACGGTATCCGCAAAGCCCCCGTTGGGGCTCAGATGAAGCGTGTCATCGAACTCCTCTATGAG ACAAGGCAGGCTTTTACACCAGAACAGATAAATGAGGCTTGCTATGTGGATATGAGGGCAAACAAAGATGTTTTTGAGAATATGAGGAAAAACCCCAAAGTCAAATTTGATGGGGAACGATTCTCTTACAAG TCGAAGCATGATGTTAAGGACAAAAGTCAGTTGCTTTACCTGATTCGCAAGTTTCCGGAGGGCATTGCTGTTATTGACTTGAAGGATTCTTATCCAGCTGTGATGGAGGACTTGCAG GGTTTGAAAGCCGCAGGGCAGATTTGGCTGCTATCCAACTTTGATTCACAAGAAGACATTGCATATCCTAATGATCCCAGGGTACCCATTAAGGTTGATGATGACCTGAAACAGCTTTTTCGAGGGATTGAATTGCCGCGTGATATGCTTGACATAGAGAGGGATCTCCAAAAGAATGGAATGAAGCCTGCTACTAACACTGCAAAGAGGAGGAGTGCGGCGCAAATGCAAGGCATTACTCCCAAGGCCAAGCCCAAGGCTAAGAAGACCGAGATCAGCAAGAGGACTAAGCTCACCAATGCCCATCTTCCAGAGCTTTTCCAGAAATTGAAAGATTCCTGA